One genomic window of Mustela erminea isolate mMusErm1 chromosome 13, mMusErm1.Pri, whole genome shotgun sequence includes the following:
- the LOC116571522 gene encoding uncharacterized protein LOC116571522, translated as MRPGRRRRWLGIPAPPGLRNLGFSPLPLLILPTPAGALLLLGPLLPSPPHRKKPGCLSWVSLSLFFGPQMRKTVLPVFGFPNSQEIPGGDPLIIFWPSTLLLGVEIPRSPPGPRQGITCAISVGRWREQGLPPPPNYIIHILPWMRLPFAWMRFLSFFRTLECFGFYPGRVYRDKGRGSREQQSVRGPRGGQLRQPAGPSDFVICRFKRRKLRHRIVKALNRDQPGGNPEPEFQPRWAPRSHLTVAIRNSGGGVRTCSRYVPDVEKSKGAFRVFVCVSSALQKRTLYFPGHPGRAVEERRSYFGVPVLGPFLPRRTRRGEDPRLGAFVPKQMKREVAWGQYASGGTLGPRQRSPSGSESGGSGNDKRASACQGGQGDPG; from the exons ATGCGCccaggccgccgccgccgctggcTCGGCATTCCAGCGCCTCCCGGGCTCCGGAACTTGGGCTTTTCACCTTTGCCCCTTctcatcctccccaccccagccggCGCTCTCCTCCTTCTCGgacccctgctccccagccccccgcATCGGAAGAAGCCGGGCTGTCTTTCCTGGGTATCACTTTCACTCTTCTTTGGGCCCCAGATGAGAAAAACAGTCCTTCCCGTCTTTGGGTTTCCAAACAGTCAGGAAATTCCGGGAGGGGACCCTCTCATCATTTTCTGGCCAAGCACCCTGCTTCTTGGCGTAGAAATCCCCCGCAGTCCGCCCGGACCCAGGCAGGGGATAACCTGTGCGATCTCGGTGGGCAGATGGAGGGAACAAGGACTCCCGCCTCCCCCAAATTACATAATTCACATTCTACCCTGGATGCGACTTCCCTTTGCCTGGATgcgctttctttctttctttagaactCTGGAATGTTTCGGTTTTTATCCTGGCCGCGTCTACAGGGACAAAGGCCGCGGCTCGAGGGAGCAGCAGTCCGTAAGGGGCCCGCGCGGGGGTCAGCTGCGGCAGCCTGCAGGGCCGAGCGACTTCGTGATTTGTAGATTTAAG aggaggaaactgaggcaccggATCGTTAAGGCGCTTAACCGAGATCAGCCGGGGGGAAACCCGGAGCCAGAATTCCAGCCGAGATGGGCGCCAAGAAGCCACTTGACCGTCGCCATACGTAATTCAGGTGGCGGCGTACGTACCTGTAGTAGGTATGTCCCGGATGTAGAGAAATCTAAGGGCGCGTTCcgggtttttgtgtgtgtctcgAGCGCTCTGCAAAAGAGAACACTGTACTTTCCCGGCCACCCCGGTCGTGCCGTAGAAGAGCGCCGCTCCTATTTTGGCGTCCCCGTTCTGGGGCCTTTTCTCCCCCGGAGGACCCGTCGGGGCGAGGACCCAAGGCTTGGGGCCTTTGTTCCCAAGCAGATGAAACGAGAGGTGGCCTGGGGACAATATGCCAGCGGCGGGACGCTGGGGCCGAGACAGCGTTCTCCCTCGGGATCTGAGTCGGGAGGGAGCGGGAATGACAAAAGGGCTAGCGCGTGCCAGGGTGGGCAAGGCGACCCGGGCTAA
- the TBX3 gene encoding T-box transcription factor TBX3 isoform X2, translated as MSLSMRDPVIPGTSMAYHPFLPHRAPDFAMSAVLGHQPPFFPALTLPPNGAAALSLPGALAKPIMDQLVGAAETGIPFSSLGPQAHLRPLKTMEPEEEVEDDPKVHLEAKELWDQFHKRGTEMVITKSGRRMFPPFKVRCSGLDKKAKYILLMDIIAADDCRYKFHNSRWMVAGKADPEMPKRMYIHPDSPATGEQWMSKVVTFHKLKLTNNISDKHGFTILNSMHKYQPRFHIVRANDILKLPYSTFRTYLFPETEFIAVTAYQNDKITQLKIDNNPFAKGFRDTGNGRREKRKQLTLQSMRVFDDRHKKENGTSDESSSEQAAFNCFAQSSSPAVSTVGTSNLKDLCPSEGESDAEADSKEEHGPEACDAAKISTTTSEEPCRDKGSPAVKAHLFAAEPGGRPRDAGRLDKASPDSRHSPATISSSTRGLGAEERRSPGREGAATSKAEEARALPGKEAFAPLTVQTDAAAAHLGQGPLPGLGFAPGLAGQQFFNGHPLFLHPGQFAMGGAFSSMAAGMGPLLATVSGASTGVSGLDSTAMASAAAQGLSGASAATLPFHLQQHVLASQGLAMSPFGSLFPYPYTYMAAAAAASSAAASSSVHRHPFLNLNTMRPRLRYSPYSIPMPVPDSSSLLATALPSMAAAAGPLDGKAAALAASPASVAVDSGSELNSRSSTLSSSSVSLSPKLCPEKEAATSELQNIQRLVSGLEAKPDRSRSGSP; from the exons ATGAGCCTCTCCATGAGAGATCCGGTCATTCCTGGGACAAGCATGGCCTACCATCCGTTCCTACCTCACCGGGCGCCGGACTTCGCCATGAGCGCGGTGCTGGGTCACCAGCCGCCCTTCTTCCCCGCGCTGACGCTGCCTCCCAACGGCGCGGCGGCGCTCTCGCTGCCGGGCGCCCTGGCCAAGCCGATCATGGATCAATTGGTGGGGGCGGCTGAGACTGGCATCCCTTTCTCGTCCCTGGGGCCCCAGGCGCATCTGAGGCCTCTGAAGACCATGGAGCCCGAAGAAGAAGTGGAGGATGACCCCAAGGTGCACCTCGAGGCCAAAGAACTTTGGGATCAGTTCCACAAGCGGGGCACCGAGATGGTCATTACCAAGTCGGGAAG GCGAATGTTTCCTCCATTTAAAGTAAGATGTTCTGGGTTGGATAAAAAGGCCAAATATATCTTGTTGATGGACATTATAGCTGCTGATGACTGTCGATATAAATTTCATAATTCTCGGTGGATGGTGGCGGGTAAGGCTGACCCTGAAATGCCAAAGAGAATGTACATTCACCCAGACAGCCCTGCTACGGGGGAACAGTGGATGTCCAAAGTTGTCACTTTCCACAAACTGAAACTCACCAACAACATTTCGGACAAACACGGATTT ACAATATTGAATTCCATGCACAAATACCAGCCTCGATTCCACATTGTGAGAGCCAATGACATCTTGAAACTTCCTTATAGTACATTTCGGACTTACTTGTTCCCCGAAACCGAATTCATCGCTGTGACGGCATACCAGAACGATAAG ATAACCCAGCTAAAAATAGACAACAACCCTTTTGCAAAAGGTTTCCGGGACACTGGAAAtggcaggagagaaaaaag AAAACAGCTCACCCTACAGTCCATGAGAGTGTTCGATGACAGACACAAAAAGGAGAATGGCACCTCAGACGAGTCCTCCAGCGAACAGGCAGCCTTCAACTGCTTCGCTCAGTCCTCATCTCCCGCTGTCTCCACTGTAGGGACTTCGAACCTCAAAG ATCTGTGTCCCAGCGAGGGTGAGAGCGACGCCGAGGCCGACAGCAAAGAGGAGCACGGCCCGGAGGCCTGCGACGCGGCCAAGATCTCCACGACCACGTCGGAGGAGCCTTGCCGCGACAAGGGCAGCCCCGCGGTCAAGGCGCACCTCTTCGCCGCCGAGCCCGGCGGCCGTCCTCGGGACGCCGGGCGGCTGGACAAGGCGTCGCCCGACTCGCGCCACAGCCCAGCCACCATCTCGTCCAGCACCCGCGGCCTGGGCGCGGAGGAGCGCCGGAGCCCCGGCCGCGAGGGCGCGGCCACGTCCAAGGCCGAGGAGGCGCGCGCGCTGCCGGGCAAAGAGGCCTTTGCGCCGCTCACGGTGCAGACGGACGCGGCCGCCGCACACCTGGGCCAGGGCCCCCTGCCGGGCCTCGGCTTCGCCCCGGGCCTGGCCGGCCAGCAGTTCTTCAACGGGCACCCGCTCTTCCTGCACCCCGGCCAGTTCGCCATGGGGGGCGCCTTCTCCAGCATGGCGGCGGGCATGGGGCCCCTGCTGGCCACCGTGTCCGGGGCCTCCACCGGCGTCTCGGGCCTGGATTCCACGGCCATGGCCTCCGCCGCGGCGCAGGGACTGTCGGGGGCGTCGGCGGCCACCCTGCCTTTCCACCTCCAGCAGCATGTCCTGGCCTCCCAG GGCCTGGCCATGTCGCCCTTCGGAAGCCTGTTCCCTTACCCCTACACGTACATGGCCGCCGCCGCGGCTGCGTCTTCGGCCGCGGCCTCCAGCTCCGTGCACCGTCACCCCTTCCTCAACCTGAACACCATGCGCCCGCGGCTGCGCTACAGCCCCTACTCCATCCCCATGCCGGTCCCGGACAGCAGCAGCCTGCTCGCCACCGCCCTGCCGTCCATGGCCGCGGCCGCGGGGCCCCTGGACGGCAAAGCCGCCGCGCTGGCCGCCAGCCCGGCCTCGGTGGCCGTGGACTCAGGCTCAGAACTCAACAGCCGCTCCTCCACGCTCTCCTCCAGCTCTGTGTCCTTGTCGCCCAAACTCTGCCCCGAGAAGGAGGCGGCCACCAGCGAACTGCAGAACATCCAGCGGTTGGTCAGCGGCTTGGAAGCCAAGCCGGACAGGTCCCGCAGCGGGTCCCCGTAA
- the TBX3 gene encoding T-box transcription factor TBX3 isoform X1 codes for MSLSMRDPVIPGTSMAYHPFLPHRAPDFAMSAVLGHQPPFFPALTLPPNGAAALSLPGALAKPIMDQLVGAAETGIPFSSLGPQAHLRPLKTMEPEEEVEDDPKVHLEAKELWDQFHKRGTEMVITKSGRRMFPPFKVRCSGLDKKAKYILLMDIIAADDCRYKFHNSRWMVAGKADPEMPKRMYIHPDSPATGEQWMSKVVTFHKLKLTNNISDKHGFTLAFPSDHATWQGNYSFGTQTILNSMHKYQPRFHIVRANDILKLPYSTFRTYLFPETEFIAVTAYQNDKITQLKIDNNPFAKGFRDTGNGRREKRKQLTLQSMRVFDDRHKKENGTSDESSSEQAAFNCFAQSSSPAVSTVGTSNLKDLCPSEGESDAEADSKEEHGPEACDAAKISTTTSEEPCRDKGSPAVKAHLFAAEPGGRPRDAGRLDKASPDSRHSPATISSSTRGLGAEERRSPGREGAATSKAEEARALPGKEAFAPLTVQTDAAAAHLGQGPLPGLGFAPGLAGQQFFNGHPLFLHPGQFAMGGAFSSMAAGMGPLLATVSGASTGVSGLDSTAMASAAAQGLSGASAATLPFHLQQHVLASQGLAMSPFGSLFPYPYTYMAAAAAASSAAASSSVHRHPFLNLNTMRPRLRYSPYSIPMPVPDSSSLLATALPSMAAAAGPLDGKAAALAASPASVAVDSGSELNSRSSTLSSSSVSLSPKLCPEKEAATSELQNIQRLVSGLEAKPDRSRSGSP; via the exons ATGAGCCTCTCCATGAGAGATCCGGTCATTCCTGGGACAAGCATGGCCTACCATCCGTTCCTACCTCACCGGGCGCCGGACTTCGCCATGAGCGCGGTGCTGGGTCACCAGCCGCCCTTCTTCCCCGCGCTGACGCTGCCTCCCAACGGCGCGGCGGCGCTCTCGCTGCCGGGCGCCCTGGCCAAGCCGATCATGGATCAATTGGTGGGGGCGGCTGAGACTGGCATCCCTTTCTCGTCCCTGGGGCCCCAGGCGCATCTGAGGCCTCTGAAGACCATGGAGCCCGAAGAAGAAGTGGAGGATGACCCCAAGGTGCACCTCGAGGCCAAAGAACTTTGGGATCAGTTCCACAAGCGGGGCACCGAGATGGTCATTACCAAGTCGGGAAG GCGAATGTTTCCTCCATTTAAAGTAAGATGTTCTGGGTTGGATAAAAAGGCCAAATATATCTTGTTGATGGACATTATAGCTGCTGATGACTGTCGATATAAATTTCATAATTCTCGGTGGATGGTGGCGGGTAAGGCTGACCCTGAAATGCCAAAGAGAATGTACATTCACCCAGACAGCCCTGCTACGGGGGAACAGTGGATGTCCAAAGTTGTCACTTTCCACAAACTGAAACTCACCAACAACATTTCGGACAAACACGGATTT ACTTTGGCCTTCCCAAGTGATCACGCAACGTGGCAGGGGAATTATAGTTTTGGTACTCAG ACAATATTGAATTCCATGCACAAATACCAGCCTCGATTCCACATTGTGAGAGCCAATGACATCTTGAAACTTCCTTATAGTACATTTCGGACTTACTTGTTCCCCGAAACCGAATTCATCGCTGTGACGGCATACCAGAACGATAAG ATAACCCAGCTAAAAATAGACAACAACCCTTTTGCAAAAGGTTTCCGGGACACTGGAAAtggcaggagagaaaaaag AAAACAGCTCACCCTACAGTCCATGAGAGTGTTCGATGACAGACACAAAAAGGAGAATGGCACCTCAGACGAGTCCTCCAGCGAACAGGCAGCCTTCAACTGCTTCGCTCAGTCCTCATCTCCCGCTGTCTCCACTGTAGGGACTTCGAACCTCAAAG ATCTGTGTCCCAGCGAGGGTGAGAGCGACGCCGAGGCCGACAGCAAAGAGGAGCACGGCCCGGAGGCCTGCGACGCGGCCAAGATCTCCACGACCACGTCGGAGGAGCCTTGCCGCGACAAGGGCAGCCCCGCGGTCAAGGCGCACCTCTTCGCCGCCGAGCCCGGCGGCCGTCCTCGGGACGCCGGGCGGCTGGACAAGGCGTCGCCCGACTCGCGCCACAGCCCAGCCACCATCTCGTCCAGCACCCGCGGCCTGGGCGCGGAGGAGCGCCGGAGCCCCGGCCGCGAGGGCGCGGCCACGTCCAAGGCCGAGGAGGCGCGCGCGCTGCCGGGCAAAGAGGCCTTTGCGCCGCTCACGGTGCAGACGGACGCGGCCGCCGCACACCTGGGCCAGGGCCCCCTGCCGGGCCTCGGCTTCGCCCCGGGCCTGGCCGGCCAGCAGTTCTTCAACGGGCACCCGCTCTTCCTGCACCCCGGCCAGTTCGCCATGGGGGGCGCCTTCTCCAGCATGGCGGCGGGCATGGGGCCCCTGCTGGCCACCGTGTCCGGGGCCTCCACCGGCGTCTCGGGCCTGGATTCCACGGCCATGGCCTCCGCCGCGGCGCAGGGACTGTCGGGGGCGTCGGCGGCCACCCTGCCTTTCCACCTCCAGCAGCATGTCCTGGCCTCCCAG GGCCTGGCCATGTCGCCCTTCGGAAGCCTGTTCCCTTACCCCTACACGTACATGGCCGCCGCCGCGGCTGCGTCTTCGGCCGCGGCCTCCAGCTCCGTGCACCGTCACCCCTTCCTCAACCTGAACACCATGCGCCCGCGGCTGCGCTACAGCCCCTACTCCATCCCCATGCCGGTCCCGGACAGCAGCAGCCTGCTCGCCACCGCCCTGCCGTCCATGGCCGCGGCCGCGGGGCCCCTGGACGGCAAAGCCGCCGCGCTGGCCGCCAGCCCGGCCTCGGTGGCCGTGGACTCAGGCTCAGAACTCAACAGCCGCTCCTCCACGCTCTCCTCCAGCTCTGTGTCCTTGTCGCCCAAACTCTGCCCCGAGAAGGAGGCGGCCACCAGCGAACTGCAGAACATCCAGCGGTTGGTCAGCGGCTTGGAAGCCAAGCCGGACAGGTCCCGCAGCGGGTCCCCGTAA